The following nucleotide sequence is from Juglans microcarpa x Juglans regia isolate MS1-56 chromosome 6D, Jm3101_v1.0, whole genome shotgun sequence.
GTTTCGGAGACGAATATAGTATTCAGTAGCTAAGGCTTTACTCGAGTAACTCGTGGAAAGGATATCGTTTATGCATGTATTGGATCAGacttattttttgagtttttcagGAAGCTTGAAATTATGGAGGGCATTATTCAAATTCCGATGAAATATGGTGGTGGTGTTTGTTAATTATCTTTGATGAAATCTTTCTCCTTTACCTTTTGGATGTACGCAGTTAAGCAAATGGTGTTTTGCTTTCCTTCAACACCCAAGAAATTGGCGATGACCGTGGGATGTTTCGTCTCCGGTGCTGCTCTTTTTCTCGTAGGTTTGCATCTCTCTTATGTCAACGTCGCTCCTCAACAAGCTCGAATTCAGGCTCGCAATGATTTCGTGAGAGAAAGATTAAGAAAGAAGTACGGTAAATGAAGAGTCTGCTCTTAATGGCTCTGGGCTTATATACACTCGAGAAAGTATTATTCTCCATCCCTGCCCTTTGTGTACTGAGGCAAGTGAAGACtcgttgttttgaaatttcattGGCGCAAATGCCGTTAGGGTACCAAGGTTGTAATGGCTGTAGAAGCAAGGCAATGAATTTGGCTTTCACTGGATTGCAAGCATAGATTCAAAAACTCGTTGGATTATGGTGTATTCTCATCTTAATGCACGTCATAGAAGATTGGAATGCTAAACTTCCACGatttgaatattatttcatCGATTTATAAAGCTCGAATAAAATATCCAGTTTCAAGTACACTCTTTGATGATTagatctcttttcttttttcttctttttcagggaaaaaaaacacaaaaaagggatctcatttctttttattttggcagAAAAGTGACAGCACTCGCATAAGAATATGCAGGCAACAGGTAGAAAAGCTTGTGGGCTGGTTTTGGAGATAAAAATTTTGCGAGATAGTTTGAGACTttgagtttagtattttttaaattttgaaaaatgagagagaaaaaattaaataaaaaatattatataattaaaatattataagaatataatttttatttagaaatttgaaaatattgaaaatattttttatttaaaagtttaaaaaaattataatgatttgtttaaaaattattttttaattatgtttgaaaagaagatgagatgaaatcagatatgagaattttgtctCTCCTTTGAGGCCCCAAACAAGCTTAAAATTATCTTTCATCTTATTCAGAAATCCTATCCATCTTTCTGCCAATTACTAATCCAAATTCTGTGGTCGATCTCTTGTAGCATAATTTGGATGTACGTCTGATGTTGGTAGTAAATAATAAACTCAACGCTAACAATGATATTCAGTTCATCAATGACAGTAGAAGACACCCATAATATTCCAATTAGAAAGTCAAATGTAACACAAGAAATAGCTTTCTCCCAAAATGTTTCATCTAAGCTTAAGTTCAACGCCCTATGTGATATGAAGGATGACGTTCAGGTAACAAAACTTTAGGCAGCTCCAGCTCCCTTGCCCTTCTTTCTCTGGATCTTCTTCATGTAGAACTCAAGCTCTTTACCTTCCAAGATGTATCTGCgacaaattcatttcatttaacaGTAAGTCTCACAAAAATGAGTAGATAATGAATACATAATTTAACAGTAAAGCCAAGTTTAGAtttagaaagtgtttcatcttatcttatcattaccactttcccaaattcccacaaaaaatataataaacaatttaacttttataatactaattcaattttttcaaatctcaaaataataataacattaaaaaataatattttaacaatatttttttcaactttcatctttcatctaaaaccatttcatatCTAAGTCTAATGGTAGATAAATGAATACATCTCTGAAAATTTACGAGGCATATGAAAAGCTCTGATCAGATTTCATACAACAAAAGATATCACACAATAAAACCCATACCAAGTTACCAACATTAGAGATAATACTTTTTTTGCAAGTTTTCATGAGaaattatacttatttttttctatacatAGAATTtcattttggggggggggggggggggggggggggtgggcaTTTTGGGACATAGAAAACATGGGGTTTTCTAACATCTCAGAGATAACACAGCATAGGGAAAGGTGTCGTATATAAACATTGTACATTTAAGGACAATTGAAAATTACCAGGCACAAGTAGAAACCTCAAAATACACCTTCAATACATCTGGTAACTCAAAAAACACAAGTGTAGGAAAGTCACATACCCATCAGCACGGCCACACTGACCAGGTCTTGATGAGATACAAGCCAACAAACGACCACTACCAAATTGCTCTTCAATGTGTGCATCAAGCTTACGATTCTGCTGCCGCTTCTCCAGCTTTCTCTGGACATGGTTGCTTTTCTTCGCCTCCTCAGTAGCaggagcagcagcagcagcaggagCATCACCCTCCTATAAAGCATTGGAGTGGACCAATGTAAAAGAAAACACACCACTGCCTTAATTCACTCagacaattcaaaattttgttccaaaaaaaaaaaaaggaaaaggaaaagataacaCTAAACATAAATACATAGCAACTGTGCATGGATTTTGCATCTTTGGCAGCCATTTCGCACCCAGAGATTGACCAAAATATAACCAATGCATCAAGCCTAGCCAATTACAAACTTCTATAGGATACCAATCGATGAACCAAAAGATAGTAATTCAACAAGACAAAATTACTATCACCAAAGATGTAAAATATCCATCAGAAATAACGTCTTccccaaaataactaaaaccaatCGCTGAAAATTGTGTTAATATATGTgccaaataatatgaaaaaggtaataaatacttgtaccaaTATCTGTATTGGGATACACAAGAACCACACAGAAGAAAAATACTGCCCTACCTCGCTTTCTTTCTTGGTGGAAGCCAAAGTTTTCTTCTTGCGACCAATGTCAACTCCATAATGCTGAAGATACCACTGCTTGAATGGCGCTGCATCAACCTGAACAATAGCACTTTTTACCAGAGTCTGAGTACGAACCAGCTCATTGTTGGATGCATTGTAGACCACATCAAGAAGACGGGTTTTCCGGGTCACAGCCTCACTCCCCCATGAGTAGTTTCCAGTGTCAAGCCTCAGAGCACGCCACTTCACATTCCCACCTCGAACTCTAATCCTCCTAACTGTCTTGTTGCTTGAAAGCTTTGTGTTTGCAGGTTGCCTTCCGAGCTCATAccttgaaaaaagaaacaagataaGCCCATTTCCCAGGAGGATAAGATAACCgttaatttatttaaagttgAAAAGATTTCAAATAGGGGTGTTATCTTCCtgcaaaatgcaaaaaataagatgaacccaaataaatatgaaaacaaaaaacaaatggacTTATTAGAAGTCAGGAATTTATGGGTTTACGTTTCAACCCAAGAATACAATGAAACCATTAAGAAATCAACAAACCAAAGCAGCACAGATTGAGGTTTCGGTAATTGTGGGAAATAGGTTATATTCATTCAAAAGTAAGATAAACAGTGCTATTGAGCACGTCAAATAGGAAATTAGGCAGATCCATTAATCAGGCAAAGTAATATATCACAGTTTCAAGAAATTGTGGCATACAGGTAGATCGGGCTTCACTTCATTCAAGTACAAAACAAATCCATCAGCCAGAGCAGAAAATTACAAACTAATAAGACGTGGATTTTAGGGGTTTTAGTTTTACTCACTATCCAATTTAAGCCTGCCGTGAATCATACCAAAAAATGAAAGCTAAAGAGCCATATAAAAAGTGCTTAAAGCGAAAAAAATGTTTTCGCTAAAGTTATACTGCCAAACGAACACATGATACTAACATACATATACAGAACAAGATTATTCAACTGCAATGATGAAATTAAGCTCTTTTTGCAAACAAATATGGGATGAACCAAAGGATATTAAAATCCCAATTCACTTTTCCTTCTAAATTTCTCAGCTAAGGGAACTAAATGGATTTTCAGAATTACTTGCGCTTCTTCCTCCAAGCCTTCTTCTTGCCTCCAGTGGCACGTCTCTTGTGCATGGAATCACGAGAAATACCTATAAATCCAAATAATCACTCCAAATCATCATCCTCATAAAACAgtagccaaaaataaaaacttcaagaTGTATTAAAAAGCATCAGAGAAAACTAAGAGATACCCATTTTGGCCGAGTGGCTGTTCTACGGTGTCTGTCAGCCACAAGTCCACAAATCTCTGCAGAGCAACTGAGGTCAGAGACggaaaagaagaatttaaagGGAGGCGAGTTAGGGTTAACTCACTCTAAACCCTAGTTTCGTAATTACCAAAGTATCCACGACATTTACATGGTATTGGAGGGCAAAAGAGTCAGATAAACTATAGGGCGTTGGATTTCATCGCGCACGTATGTGTACAGTAATTGTGCTTAGAAAATTAGGCCTGCAAGAGAATGCTGGGCTTAGCATTTCAGGCCTATCCAACTTCCGAGGATGCTCATGCTCGGTTACTTTTGGACCAACTTAATcggagaaattttttttggaaaaatctttttacaagtGAGTTCGTGTATCAAACCGCATATCAATGCTGATATATAAGacatatttaatgaaataatgcgaattgaaatgaaaatgatttttgtgagATGGAGAACTttattctctcaaaatttttcttttatttttattttcaataaaaaaagtcatgtcAGCATCAGTACGCAATTTAGTGAGTCAAACAACTTGTATCTAATAATGCTCGTTTGTTTcatatgtattattattattattattattatttcgaTATGTTTAAAAATTCATACATTAAAAACCTAGGctctacaatatattattagtcTTGTTAAAGTAGAGCCTTACATCCTTCCCTTGtctataatttaatttcttattttatggTGATATTGAATAGTTGTGggaaatattgaaattattCGAATTTAGATCCTTAGAGTAcatgtatataaatatcatatgacTCACTTCATGTATATGTCTATCTATCTTTCGCTCAAGTTTTTTATAGTTCTTACAAGAACACTATGATCAGCTTCAAATCCAAATTATATATTCCAAATGTGTTGGAAAGATTAAACCTGTTTTGTTACAAAATACTGTCATTATTAGCCATCGGCAGTGCTTGTGAACAGCCGTCTACAAGCGGTGGTGCAATCGGAGATCAGGACTGAGACACCATCTCAGAGCAGCGCCGTGGGTTTTGTTCATCAGGATATGAGCTATGAGGATCATCCCCATATATAGTAACCCACTCTTCCATGTATTTGGTTATTGCCTTAAGTAATATCCCATATTGATTATAGTTTCCATGGCCATATATAGCTCAGTCTTGCATATTTACTATTGCCAAATTCAATGTGAAAAACTTCTCCTTGTACGTACAAGTGGGTTGTTCCTATTCTGATGCATGGAACCCACCCAATACAGTTCTGCATACTTTCCTGTTTTTGCCAGCATCTTCAGAAGCATAGCTGGGAACTCTATATTGCCCGATATATATGCCAACCCTTGTTGGGCATCGATGTTTTAGGACACTCCTGATGGTAATTAAAAACAGCACAAATTAAACAGTTCCCCAATATATCAATTTGATTATATCGGCATTTGAAGTCATATTCAGTACTGACATAACAGTATAAcatacatggaaaaaaaaaaaaaaaaacctttggaTGCTACCCAAAACTTCGATCAGTAACAGGAAGACAAAACAAAACGCAAAAACACTAAAACCATTCAGATGAGTTTCATGGTGCATGCACTCACCATATATTGAATCAAATTCCTGCTGAGACcgctaaaataaaacatatgcaTGTGTCTTGTTCTTCGATATAAAATCTTGATATGATCAGAGGTTTCTTGTTGGTGGACAAACTTTGTATTGTCTTTTTTTGGATTAAAAGAAGATTTTATTAGCTCAACGAACCGTGATAGTTTTCTATATAATTGTCAACTATCGATTGAGGAAATCTCAGATTTTCCGTTTTGAACTGTTAAATAAATGAGAAAACGTATCAGTTATATGGCGATATTATAgacttttgtttttggtttggtACATCCTTCCTGTTTTGCCTCACGGGATTAGGACAATATAAAGATTGCATCTAAgcataagaatatatataaatgtggaTTTCCATTTCTGGATCACTTGTCCAAAGAGAATCTTGTgaattgtgtgtgtgtattttccttttcctttttctttttttaatgatcaGCTTCTTTGAATTTTAGATGGTTTTGGCTAAATTAGGCAATTGCGTTAATGGTGCATTTGGCTTGGAGTTGTGGTGCCTGCCTCCCGAACCGACTAAAATTAGAGTTTGATTTATGCTTCTCCAAGATATGGATTTTGCCACAATTCTTGCTATATGCATCAGTAACAGAAGATCAATCAAAAGTTTCCATTCAATTGCAAGCAATTACTGATTTTCAATCCTCCTCCATATAAAAGACCTGCAAGTAGTAGCCCAATGGTATACTTCTTTATTGTTTCTATTTTGGGGTTTGGGgtttggggttggggttggCTTAGTCCCAAAATCTCTTTCATGTCCTCCCCGGGTTGGCGAAAGGAAGGCACCTACTTCAAACTCAAGTAGATCTAATTGACATTGaatttatataagttatatCAATAGTCTAAATCTAATTTTGTGCAACTCAAACGTAAGACACCGACGATCTCTGCAGAATATGCTATTGTTAATACCAGACCTTTTATGTGCACCCTTCAACGATTCAACCATACCAGAATCCAGAAGGTTGTCACAGATTGTCCTTGGACCATCTTATATTATTCCTCTTATGGGATACCGGGCACCTTTTTCCATAGAAAAGTTGGTTCTGTTTACCAGTATTCTATAACCTCCATTTTTTTCCCCAGATTTAAGTAAGCTCCTTTTTGTAAGAACGATAACAAGGTTCCCTTCCATCTATTTTAGTTCAAAAATCATTCAACAACCTTAACAGCTCCAGCACAAATTGTTAATGTCTTTAAGTGTAGGTGCTAACACTAGCATATAGTTAATTTGCTTTGATTGAATTGAGTACCTTTCGAGTCTGCAGCTTAGTAAAACCAGCATCATCTTGATTGCTGGGAGCATATAACTGGCACTGCATTTATCAGCCAACTTATGAtacaaaaagaagtaaaaaaaggGTAAAGATTTCACGTGCCAAATTCATTTTATAGTTCATTTAACAGCAACTAGTAAGCATCTTTCATAAAAACAGAAACACGTGCGAACATGTACAAGATTGATTAAAACTatgaatataacaaaatttcttaaattGTCCCAAAGGAGAAATAACATCATCTCCTTCAACAGCCTTAAACAACGGATCCGTCCtaaaacaaagcaaataaagtgggaaaatattacaactttgaatctcatatatatatatatatatatatagtatctgaTATAGTAAAAATCATGGATACTACGCATCAATAACAGAATGAAATCACATGTCATGAAGAAccctaaaatatttcatcatgACACATTCCAAACCCTAGATAATGTTAATCTATGATCAATAGTAATATGAGTAGGATGCATGTGGCAGATAGTGATGGCGGGTCCAAGGCTGATAGGGGAGGTAGGAACTATATGACTATCCATAACCATCCCAATAGGATCAGTCTTCTTGGTAACCAGTCCAGTGAGAGTGATCTCTTAGATAATCAAGACCATAAGAGTCACTTGTCCTATAAGGATCTCCAATCTCAACCCAGCAGAGTTCAGCATGTTTTCCACCTTACACTAGCTTCTTCAAAATCGTGTGTGGATCTACTTTTCCAGAAACATATGCCATCCCTTCATTCACGTCTATGTCGTATGGTATGTAACTCCTAGCAGAAGTTTCGtcgaagaagaaaatgattacCAGACCCTATcatgcaaaagaaaagaaaaaacccaaaaagaaagtGTCGCAAATCATGCATTGAGAAATATACCTATGATTTTCTTCAATACTTTCAACATAGTCTTATGCCATCCGGAATAGTTGATGTCCACTTTTAAGGCGCATGTCTACAAAGACATAGTTCACGATCATCGAGTgaacaagaaaacaaatcaCTAAGTGATAGAtataaaacacacaaaaaaaaaaaaaaaaaaaaaaaaaaaaaaaaaaaaaaaagaaaagaaagaaagaaagaaacttgaATATTACCGTCAACCGTGCGAGTTTTGGAAGCCATTATTAATAAGTTTTCTCACCAGCCAAACAATGCGTCTAAGATTCAATAACTTGAATTGATGGAGTGAGTTTACTCGAGGATGGGAATATGGTATTTATAGAGTTTAAAAGGAAAGAACTTTGAGATCTTTAGATTTTTCCACGTGGATGCATAGGAAGTTGCCTCGGTGTCGGATTTTGATTAGTTTGTTGCTCAAAATTTAAGTCTATTCGGCCATTAAAGTTGGGATGCAAGCAGAAACTATATATCAGGTTTGCTCTGGACTCCCctactaattaattatgtttgTGATTACTCTGATATTCAACTCTGGGCCATATTTGAATACGGCATCATTCTTTCATGGTCAATGTGGCCCATTGTCGGGTCCAACTGTTGCAGATGGGGATAATCCTggaaaatcaattaattaactGCGACCAAAAgaaggaaataattttaaagttcgCCGTTGAACTTTCGAGTCAATCCTACAGAAGAAGCTCGTgggtagggctgagcaccgactgTTTCGGACTCTGAGGGCTCAACCTCTGACTCCGATTCTGACTTTGTCGGAAGTTGAATCCGACCTCTGACTCCGATTCCAATACATACAGAAttcgctccgactccgactccgacttgtcggagcggagtcggatttttttattttttatttttatcttttttaacttcatatttgacccactttcttaaaaaataaaaatttgtgggctttcaaatttcaattttctcaacattgcaatctaaactaattaaattttttattataacaaaaaatacaactaaataaaacaagtaacatactaacttttgattaaacttttgctatagtgattttaatttagtataactatataatagtattagtataaatattatactaactatatcactaatagtattagtatactaatactagtatatcactataattaatagtaccctatagtaattactataactatattagtattagttatagtgatttaaattttagtataactatattagtataagttatagtgatttagtatagttataatactataagttataactatagtctatattagtattagtattagttatagtgattagcataattatatattattatttgctatagtgattttaatttagtataactatattatagtattagtataaatattatactaactatatcactgattgtattagtacactaatgtctaatactagtatatcactatagttaa
It contains:
- the LOC121234993 gene encoding 40S ribosomal protein S8-like; the protein is MGISRDSMHKRRATGGKKKAWRKKRKYELGRQPANTKLSSNKTVRRIRVRGGNVKWRALRLDTGNYSWGSEAVTRKTRLLDVVYNASNNELVRTQTLVKSAIVQVDAAPFKQWYLQHYGVDIGRKKKTLASTKKESEEGDAPAAAAAPATEEAKKSNHVQRKLEKRQQNRKLDAHIEEQFGSGRLLACISSRPGQCGRADGYILEGKELEFYMKKIQRKKGKGAGAA
- the LOC121235605 gene encoding uncharacterized protein LOC121235605 — encoded protein: MVLDLVVHDYSYSLPQTCALKVDINYSGWHKTMLKVLKKIIGIPYDIDVNEGMAYVSGKVDPHTILKKLV